In the Mastomys coucha isolate ucsf_1 unplaced genomic scaffold, UCSF_Mcou_1 pScaffold18, whole genome shotgun sequence genome, one interval contains:
- the Ago1 gene encoding protein argonaute-1 isoform X3, whose amino-acid sequence MPHRVGACARGTSSLPVPARYTPVGRSFFSPPEGYYHPLGGGREVWFGFHQSVRPAMWKMMLNIDVSATAFYKAQPVIEFMCEVLDIRNIDEQPKPLTDSQRVRFTKEIKGLKVEVTHCGQMKRKYRVCNVTRRPASHQTFPLQLESGQTVECTVAQYFKQKYNLQLKYPHLPCLQVGQEQKHTYLPLEVCNIVAGQRCIKKLTDNQTSTMIKATARSAPDRQEEISRLMKNASYNLDPYIQEFGIKVKDDMTEVTGRVLPAPILQYGGRVSRNRAIATPNQGVWDMRGKQFYNGIEIKVWAIACFAPQKQCREEVLKNFTDQLRKISKDAGMPIQGQPCFCKYAQGADSVEPMFRHLKNTYSGLQLIIVILPGKTPVYAEVKRVGDTLLGMATQCVQVKNVVKTSPQTLSNLCLKINVKLGGINNILVPHQRSAVFQQPVIFLGADVTHPPAGDGKKPSITAVVGSMDAHPSRYCATVRVQRPRQEIIEDLSYMVRELLIQFYKSTRFKPTRIIFYRDGVPEGQLPQILHYELLAIRDACIKLEKDYQPGITYIVVQKRHHTRLFCADKNERIGKSGNIPAGTTVDTNITHPFEFDFYLCSHAGIQGTSRPSHYYVLWDDNRFTADELQILTYQLCHTYVRCTRSVSIPAPAYYARLVAFRARYHLVDKEHDSGEGSHISGQSNGRDPQALAKAVQVHQDTLRTMYFA is encoded by the exons ATGCCTCACAGGGTGGGGGCCTGTGCCCGAGGGACCAGttctctgcctgtccctgccagGTACACCCCTGTGGGCCGCTCCTTCTTCTCACCGCCTGAGGGCTACTACCACCCGCTGGGGGGTGGGCGCGAGGTCTGGTTCGGCTTTCACCAGTCTGTGCGCCCTGCCATGTGGAAGATGATGCTCAACATTGATG TCTCAGCCACTGCCTTCTACAAAGCACAGCCAGTGATTGAGTtcatgtgtgaggtcctggacATCAGGAACATAGATGAACAACCCAAGCCCCTCACGGATTCCCAGCGTGTTCGGTTTACCAAGGAGATAAAAG GCCTGAAGGTAGAAGTGACCCACTGTGGACAGATGAAGAGGAAATACCGCGTGTGTAATGTTACCCGCCGCCCTGCTAGCCATCAGAC GTTTCCCTTGCAGCTGGAGAGTGGACAGACTGTGGAGTGCACTGTGGCACAGTATTTCAAGCAGAAATACAACCTTCAGCTCAAGTATCCGCATCTGCCCTGCCTACAAGTTGGACAAGAACAGAAGCACACCTATTTGCCCCTTGAG GTCTGTAACATTGTGGCTGGGCAGCGGTGCATTAAGAAGCTGACTGACAACCAGACTTCAACCATGATAAAGGCTACAGCTAGGTCGGccccagacagacaggaggagaTCAGTCGCCTG ATGAAGAATGCCAGCTACAACCTGGATCCCTACATCCAGGAATTTGGAATCAAAGTAAAGGATGACATGACGGAGGTGACGGGACGAGTGCTGCCGGCGCCCATCTTGCAGTATGGCGGCCGGGTGAGCAGG AACCGGGCCATTGCTACACCCAACCAAGGTGTCTGGGACATGCGTGGGAAACAGTTCTACAATGGGATTGAGATCAAAGTCTGGGCCATCGCCTGCTTCGCACCCCAGAAACAATGTCGAGAAGAGGTGCTCAA GAACTTCACAGACCAGCTTCGGAAGATctccaaggatgcagggatgccCATCCAGGGTCAGCCATGTTTCTGCAAATACGCACAGGGAGCAGACAGCGTGGAGCCCATGTTCCGGCATCTCAAGAATACCTACTCAGGACTGCAGCTCATTATCGTCATACTGCCCGGGAAGACGCCAGTGTATG cTGAAGTGAAACGTGTCGGAGATACACTCTTAGGAATGGCAACACAGTGTGTGCAGGTGAAGAATGTGGTCAAGACCTCACCTCAGACTCTGTCCAACCTCTGCCTCAAGATCAATGTCAAACTCGGTGGCATTAACAACATCCTAGTCCCACACCAGCG CTCTGCTGTTTTTCAGCAGCCAGTGATCTTCCTGGGAGCAGATGTCACACACCCCCCAGCTGGGGATGGGAAGAAGCCGTCCATCACAGCA GTGGTAGGCAGTATGGATGCACACCCCAGTCGATACTGTGCCACCGTGCGTGTGCAGCGCCCGCGGCAGGAGATCATCGAAGACTTGTCCTATATGGTGCGTGAGCTGCTCATCCAGTTCTACAAGTCCACCCGCTTCAAGCCCACCCGAATCATCTTCTACCGAGATGGGGTCCCTGAGGGCCAGCTGCCCCAG ATCCTTCACTATGAGCTGCTTGCCATTCGAGATGCATGCATCAAACTGGAAAAAGACTACCAACCAGGGATCACGTATATTGTGGTGCAGAAGCGCCATCACACCCGCCTTTTTTGTGCTGACAAGAATGAGCGG ATTGGGAAGAGTGGTAACATCCCAGCAGGGACCACTGTGGACACCAACATCACCCACCCATTCGAGTTCGACTTCTATCTGTGCAGCCATGCAGGCATCCAG GGTACTAGCCGACCATCCCATTATTATGTCCTTTGGGATGACAACCGTTTCACAGCAGATGAACTCCAGATCTTGACATACCAGCTGTGCCACACTTACGTACGATGCACACGTTCTGTCTCTATCCCAGCACCTGCCTATTATGCCCGATTGGTGGCTTTCCGGGCACGATACCACCTGGTAGACAAGGAACATGACAG tgGAGAGGGGAGCCACATATCGGGGCAGAGCAATGGACGAGACCCCCAAGCCCTGGCCAAAGCTGTGCAGGTTCACCAGGACACTCTACGCACCATGTACTTCGCTTGA
- the Ago1 gene encoding protein argonaute-1 isoform X4, whose translation MPHRVGACARGTSSLPVPARYTPVGRSFFSPPEGYYHPLGGGREVWFGFHQSVRPAMWKMMLNIDVSATAFYKAQPVIEFMCEVLDIRNIDEQPKPLTDSQRVRFTKEIKGLKVEVTHCGQMKRKYRVCNVTRRPASHQTFPLQLESGQTVECTVAQYFKQKYNLQLKYPHLPCLQVGQEQKHTYLPLEVCNIVAGQRCIKKLTDNQTSTMIKATARSAPDRQEEISRLMKNASYNLDPYIQEFGIKVKDDMTEVTGRVLPAPILQYGGRNRAIATPNQGVWDMRGKQFYNGIEIKVWAIACFAPQKQCREEVLKNFTDQLRKISKDAGMPIQGQPCFCKYAQGADSVEPMFRHLKNTYSGLQLIIVILPGKTPVYAEVKRVGDTLLGMATQCVQVKNVVKTSPQTLSNLCLKINVKLGGINNILVPHQRSAVFQQPVIFLGADVTHPPAGDGKKPSITAVVGSMDAHPSRYCATVRVQRPRQEIIEDLSYMVRELLIQFYKSTRFKPTRIIFYRDGVPEGQLPQILHYELLAIRDACIKLEKDYQPGITYIVVQKRHHTRLFCADKNERIGKSGNIPAGTTVDTNITHPFEFDFYLCSHAGIQGTSRPSHYYVLWDDNRFTADELQILTYQLCHTYVRCTRSVSIPAPAYYARLVAFRARYHLVDKEHDSGEGSHISGQSNGRDPQALAKAVQVHQDTLRTMYFA comes from the exons ATGCCTCACAGGGTGGGGGCCTGTGCCCGAGGGACCAGttctctgcctgtccctgccagGTACACCCCTGTGGGCCGCTCCTTCTTCTCACCGCCTGAGGGCTACTACCACCCGCTGGGGGGTGGGCGCGAGGTCTGGTTCGGCTTTCACCAGTCTGTGCGCCCTGCCATGTGGAAGATGATGCTCAACATTGATG TCTCAGCCACTGCCTTCTACAAAGCACAGCCAGTGATTGAGTtcatgtgtgaggtcctggacATCAGGAACATAGATGAACAACCCAAGCCCCTCACGGATTCCCAGCGTGTTCGGTTTACCAAGGAGATAAAAG GCCTGAAGGTAGAAGTGACCCACTGTGGACAGATGAAGAGGAAATACCGCGTGTGTAATGTTACCCGCCGCCCTGCTAGCCATCAGAC GTTTCCCTTGCAGCTGGAGAGTGGACAGACTGTGGAGTGCACTGTGGCACAGTATTTCAAGCAGAAATACAACCTTCAGCTCAAGTATCCGCATCTGCCCTGCCTACAAGTTGGACAAGAACAGAAGCACACCTATTTGCCCCTTGAG GTCTGTAACATTGTGGCTGGGCAGCGGTGCATTAAGAAGCTGACTGACAACCAGACTTCAACCATGATAAAGGCTACAGCTAGGTCGGccccagacagacaggaggagaTCAGTCGCCTG ATGAAGAATGCCAGCTACAACCTGGATCCCTACATCCAGGAATTTGGAATCAAAGTAAAGGATGACATGACGGAGGTGACGGGACGAGTGCTGCCGGCGCCCATCTTGCAGTATGGCGGCCGG AACCGGGCCATTGCTACACCCAACCAAGGTGTCTGGGACATGCGTGGGAAACAGTTCTACAATGGGATTGAGATCAAAGTCTGGGCCATCGCCTGCTTCGCACCCCAGAAACAATGTCGAGAAGAGGTGCTCAA GAACTTCACAGACCAGCTTCGGAAGATctccaaggatgcagggatgccCATCCAGGGTCAGCCATGTTTCTGCAAATACGCACAGGGAGCAGACAGCGTGGAGCCCATGTTCCGGCATCTCAAGAATACCTACTCAGGACTGCAGCTCATTATCGTCATACTGCCCGGGAAGACGCCAGTGTATG cTGAAGTGAAACGTGTCGGAGATACACTCTTAGGAATGGCAACACAGTGTGTGCAGGTGAAGAATGTGGTCAAGACCTCACCTCAGACTCTGTCCAACCTCTGCCTCAAGATCAATGTCAAACTCGGTGGCATTAACAACATCCTAGTCCCACACCAGCG CTCTGCTGTTTTTCAGCAGCCAGTGATCTTCCTGGGAGCAGATGTCACACACCCCCCAGCTGGGGATGGGAAGAAGCCGTCCATCACAGCA GTGGTAGGCAGTATGGATGCACACCCCAGTCGATACTGTGCCACCGTGCGTGTGCAGCGCCCGCGGCAGGAGATCATCGAAGACTTGTCCTATATGGTGCGTGAGCTGCTCATCCAGTTCTACAAGTCCACCCGCTTCAAGCCCACCCGAATCATCTTCTACCGAGATGGGGTCCCTGAGGGCCAGCTGCCCCAG ATCCTTCACTATGAGCTGCTTGCCATTCGAGATGCATGCATCAAACTGGAAAAAGACTACCAACCAGGGATCACGTATATTGTGGTGCAGAAGCGCCATCACACCCGCCTTTTTTGTGCTGACAAGAATGAGCGG ATTGGGAAGAGTGGTAACATCCCAGCAGGGACCACTGTGGACACCAACATCACCCACCCATTCGAGTTCGACTTCTATCTGTGCAGCCATGCAGGCATCCAG GGTACTAGCCGACCATCCCATTATTATGTCCTTTGGGATGACAACCGTTTCACAGCAGATGAACTCCAGATCTTGACATACCAGCTGTGCCACACTTACGTACGATGCACACGTTCTGTCTCTATCCCAGCACCTGCCTATTATGCCCGATTGGTGGCTTTCCGGGCACGATACCACCTGGTAGACAAGGAACATGACAG tgGAGAGGGGAGCCACATATCGGGGCAGAGCAATGGACGAGACCCCCAAGCCCTGGCCAAAGCTGTGCAGGTTCACCAGGACACTCTACGCACCATGTACTTCGCTTGA
- the Ago1 gene encoding protein argonaute-1 isoform X2 — protein MEAGPSGAAAGAYLPPLQQVFQAPRRPGIGTVGKPIKLLANYFEVDIPKIDVYHYEVDIKPDKCPRRVNREVVEYMVQHFKPQIFGDRKPVYDGKKNIYTVTALPIGNERVDFEVTIPGEGKDRIFKVSIKWLAIVSWRMLHEALVSGQIPVPLESVQALDVAMRHLASMRYTPVGRSFFSPPEGYYHPLGGGREVWFGFHQSVRPAMWKMMLNIDVSATAFYKAQPVIEFMCEVLDIRNIDEQPKPLTDSQRVRFTKEIKGLKVEVTHCGQMKRKYRVCNVTRRPASHQTFPLQLESGQTVECTVAQYFKQKYNLQLKYPHLPCLQVGQEQKHTYLPLEVCNIVAGQRCIKKLTDNQTSTMIKATARSAPDRQEEISRLMKNASYNLDPYIQEFGIKVKDDMTEVTGRVLPAPILQYGGRNRAIATPNQGVWDMRGKQFYNGIEIKVWAIACFAPQKQCREEVLKNFTDQLRKISKDAGMPIQGQPCFCKYAQGADSVEPMFRHLKNTYSGLQLIIVILPGKTPVYAEVKRVGDTLLGMATQCVQVKNVVKTSPQTLSNLCLKINVKLGGINNILVPHQRSAVFQQPVIFLGADVTHPPAGDGKKPSITAVVGSMDAHPSRYCATVRVQRPRQEIIEDLSYMVRELLIQFYKSTRFKPTRIIFYRDGVPEGQLPQILHYELLAIRDACIKLEKDYQPGITYIVVQKRHHTRLFCADKNERIGKSGNIPAGTTVDTNITHPFEFDFYLCSHAGIQGTSRPSHYYVLWDDNRFTADELQILTYQLCHTYVRCTRSVSIPAPAYYARLVAFRARYHLVDKEHDSGEGSHISGQSNGRDPQALAKAVQVHQDTLRTMYFA, from the exons CTGCAGGTGCCTACCTGCCTCCCCTGCAGCAGGTGTTCCAGGCACCTCGCCGGCCTGGCATTGGCACTGTGGGCAAACCAATCAAGCTTCTGGCCAATTACTTTGAGGTGGACATTCCTAAGATTGATGTTTACCATTACGAGGTGGACATCAAGCCCGATAAGTGTCCTCGAAGAGTCAACCG GGAGGTGGTGGAATACATGGTCCAGCATTTCAAACCGCAGATCTTTGGGGATCGCAAGCCTGTGTATGATGGAAAGAAGAACATTTACACAGTCACAGCATTGCCCATTGGCAACGAGAGG GTTGACTTTGAGGTGACAATCCCCGGGGAAGGGAAGGATAGAATTTTTAAGGTCTCCATCAAGTGGCTAGCCATTGTGAGCTGGCGCATGCTGCACGAAGCCTTGGTCAGTGGCCAGATTCCCGTGCCCTTGGAGTCTGTGCAAGCCCTGGATGTGGCCATGAGGCACCTGGCATCTATGAG GTACACCCCTGTGGGCCGCTCCTTCTTCTCACCGCCTGAGGGCTACTACCACCCGCTGGGGGGTGGGCGCGAGGTCTGGTTCGGCTTTCACCAGTCTGTGCGCCCTGCCATGTGGAAGATGATGCTCAACATTGATG TCTCAGCCACTGCCTTCTACAAAGCACAGCCAGTGATTGAGTtcatgtgtgaggtcctggacATCAGGAACATAGATGAACAACCCAAGCCCCTCACGGATTCCCAGCGTGTTCGGTTTACCAAGGAGATAAAAG GCCTGAAGGTAGAAGTGACCCACTGTGGACAGATGAAGAGGAAATACCGCGTGTGTAATGTTACCCGCCGCCCTGCTAGCCATCAGAC GTTTCCCTTGCAGCTGGAGAGTGGACAGACTGTGGAGTGCACTGTGGCACAGTATTTCAAGCAGAAATACAACCTTCAGCTCAAGTATCCGCATCTGCCCTGCCTACAAGTTGGACAAGAACAGAAGCACACCTATTTGCCCCTTGAG GTCTGTAACATTGTGGCTGGGCAGCGGTGCATTAAGAAGCTGACTGACAACCAGACTTCAACCATGATAAAGGCTACAGCTAGGTCGGccccagacagacaggaggagaTCAGTCGCCTG ATGAAGAATGCCAGCTACAACCTGGATCCCTACATCCAGGAATTTGGAATCAAAGTAAAGGATGACATGACGGAGGTGACGGGACGAGTGCTGCCGGCGCCCATCTTGCAGTATGGCGGCCGG AACCGGGCCATTGCTACACCCAACCAAGGTGTCTGGGACATGCGTGGGAAACAGTTCTACAATGGGATTGAGATCAAAGTCTGGGCCATCGCCTGCTTCGCACCCCAGAAACAATGTCGAGAAGAGGTGCTCAA GAACTTCACAGACCAGCTTCGGAAGATctccaaggatgcagggatgccCATCCAGGGTCAGCCATGTTTCTGCAAATACGCACAGGGAGCAGACAGCGTGGAGCCCATGTTCCGGCATCTCAAGAATACCTACTCAGGACTGCAGCTCATTATCGTCATACTGCCCGGGAAGACGCCAGTGTATG cTGAAGTGAAACGTGTCGGAGATACACTCTTAGGAATGGCAACACAGTGTGTGCAGGTGAAGAATGTGGTCAAGACCTCACCTCAGACTCTGTCCAACCTCTGCCTCAAGATCAATGTCAAACTCGGTGGCATTAACAACATCCTAGTCCCACACCAGCG CTCTGCTGTTTTTCAGCAGCCAGTGATCTTCCTGGGAGCAGATGTCACACACCCCCCAGCTGGGGATGGGAAGAAGCCGTCCATCACAGCA GTGGTAGGCAGTATGGATGCACACCCCAGTCGATACTGTGCCACCGTGCGTGTGCAGCGCCCGCGGCAGGAGATCATCGAAGACTTGTCCTATATGGTGCGTGAGCTGCTCATCCAGTTCTACAAGTCCACCCGCTTCAAGCCCACCCGAATCATCTTCTACCGAGATGGGGTCCCTGAGGGCCAGCTGCCCCAG ATCCTTCACTATGAGCTGCTTGCCATTCGAGATGCATGCATCAAACTGGAAAAAGACTACCAACCAGGGATCACGTATATTGTGGTGCAGAAGCGCCATCACACCCGCCTTTTTTGTGCTGACAAGAATGAGCGG ATTGGGAAGAGTGGTAACATCCCAGCAGGGACCACTGTGGACACCAACATCACCCACCCATTCGAGTTCGACTTCTATCTGTGCAGCCATGCAGGCATCCAG GGTACTAGCCGACCATCCCATTATTATGTCCTTTGGGATGACAACCGTTTCACAGCAGATGAACTCCAGATCTTGACATACCAGCTGTGCCACACTTACGTACGATGCACACGTTCTGTCTCTATCCCAGCACCTGCCTATTATGCCCGATTGGTGGCTTTCCGGGCACGATACCACCTGGTAGACAAGGAACATGACAG tgGAGAGGGGAGCCACATATCGGGGCAGAGCAATGGACGAGACCCCCAAGCCCTGGCCAAAGCTGTGCAGGTTCACCAGGACACTCTACGCACCATGTACTTCGCTTGA
- the Ago1 gene encoding protein argonaute-1 isoform X1, translating to MEAGPSGAAAGAYLPPLQQVFQAPRRPGIGTVGKPIKLLANYFEVDIPKIDVYHYEVDIKPDKCPRRVNREVVEYMVQHFKPQIFGDRKPVYDGKKNIYTVTALPIGNERVDFEVTIPGEGKDRIFKVSIKWLAIVSWRMLHEALVSGQIPVPLESVQALDVAMRHLASMRYTPVGRSFFSPPEGYYHPLGGGREVWFGFHQSVRPAMWKMMLNIDVSATAFYKAQPVIEFMCEVLDIRNIDEQPKPLTDSQRVRFTKEIKGLKVEVTHCGQMKRKYRVCNVTRRPASHQTFPLQLESGQTVECTVAQYFKQKYNLQLKYPHLPCLQVGQEQKHTYLPLEVCNIVAGQRCIKKLTDNQTSTMIKATARSAPDRQEEISRLMKNASYNLDPYIQEFGIKVKDDMTEVTGRVLPAPILQYGGRVSRNRAIATPNQGVWDMRGKQFYNGIEIKVWAIACFAPQKQCREEVLKNFTDQLRKISKDAGMPIQGQPCFCKYAQGADSVEPMFRHLKNTYSGLQLIIVILPGKTPVYAEVKRVGDTLLGMATQCVQVKNVVKTSPQTLSNLCLKINVKLGGINNILVPHQRSAVFQQPVIFLGADVTHPPAGDGKKPSITAVVGSMDAHPSRYCATVRVQRPRQEIIEDLSYMVRELLIQFYKSTRFKPTRIIFYRDGVPEGQLPQILHYELLAIRDACIKLEKDYQPGITYIVVQKRHHTRLFCADKNERIGKSGNIPAGTTVDTNITHPFEFDFYLCSHAGIQGTSRPSHYYVLWDDNRFTADELQILTYQLCHTYVRCTRSVSIPAPAYYARLVAFRARYHLVDKEHDSGEGSHISGQSNGRDPQALAKAVQVHQDTLRTMYFA from the exons CTGCAGGTGCCTACCTGCCTCCCCTGCAGCAGGTGTTCCAGGCACCTCGCCGGCCTGGCATTGGCACTGTGGGCAAACCAATCAAGCTTCTGGCCAATTACTTTGAGGTGGACATTCCTAAGATTGATGTTTACCATTACGAGGTGGACATCAAGCCCGATAAGTGTCCTCGAAGAGTCAACCG GGAGGTGGTGGAATACATGGTCCAGCATTTCAAACCGCAGATCTTTGGGGATCGCAAGCCTGTGTATGATGGAAAGAAGAACATTTACACAGTCACAGCATTGCCCATTGGCAACGAGAGG GTTGACTTTGAGGTGACAATCCCCGGGGAAGGGAAGGATAGAATTTTTAAGGTCTCCATCAAGTGGCTAGCCATTGTGAGCTGGCGCATGCTGCACGAAGCCTTGGTCAGTGGCCAGATTCCCGTGCCCTTGGAGTCTGTGCAAGCCCTGGATGTGGCCATGAGGCACCTGGCATCTATGAG GTACACCCCTGTGGGCCGCTCCTTCTTCTCACCGCCTGAGGGCTACTACCACCCGCTGGGGGGTGGGCGCGAGGTCTGGTTCGGCTTTCACCAGTCTGTGCGCCCTGCCATGTGGAAGATGATGCTCAACATTGATG TCTCAGCCACTGCCTTCTACAAAGCACAGCCAGTGATTGAGTtcatgtgtgaggtcctggacATCAGGAACATAGATGAACAACCCAAGCCCCTCACGGATTCCCAGCGTGTTCGGTTTACCAAGGAGATAAAAG GCCTGAAGGTAGAAGTGACCCACTGTGGACAGATGAAGAGGAAATACCGCGTGTGTAATGTTACCCGCCGCCCTGCTAGCCATCAGAC GTTTCCCTTGCAGCTGGAGAGTGGACAGACTGTGGAGTGCACTGTGGCACAGTATTTCAAGCAGAAATACAACCTTCAGCTCAAGTATCCGCATCTGCCCTGCCTACAAGTTGGACAAGAACAGAAGCACACCTATTTGCCCCTTGAG GTCTGTAACATTGTGGCTGGGCAGCGGTGCATTAAGAAGCTGACTGACAACCAGACTTCAACCATGATAAAGGCTACAGCTAGGTCGGccccagacagacaggaggagaTCAGTCGCCTG ATGAAGAATGCCAGCTACAACCTGGATCCCTACATCCAGGAATTTGGAATCAAAGTAAAGGATGACATGACGGAGGTGACGGGACGAGTGCTGCCGGCGCCCATCTTGCAGTATGGCGGCCGGGTGAGCAGG AACCGGGCCATTGCTACACCCAACCAAGGTGTCTGGGACATGCGTGGGAAACAGTTCTACAATGGGATTGAGATCAAAGTCTGGGCCATCGCCTGCTTCGCACCCCAGAAACAATGTCGAGAAGAGGTGCTCAA GAACTTCACAGACCAGCTTCGGAAGATctccaaggatgcagggatgccCATCCAGGGTCAGCCATGTTTCTGCAAATACGCACAGGGAGCAGACAGCGTGGAGCCCATGTTCCGGCATCTCAAGAATACCTACTCAGGACTGCAGCTCATTATCGTCATACTGCCCGGGAAGACGCCAGTGTATG cTGAAGTGAAACGTGTCGGAGATACACTCTTAGGAATGGCAACACAGTGTGTGCAGGTGAAGAATGTGGTCAAGACCTCACCTCAGACTCTGTCCAACCTCTGCCTCAAGATCAATGTCAAACTCGGTGGCATTAACAACATCCTAGTCCCACACCAGCG CTCTGCTGTTTTTCAGCAGCCAGTGATCTTCCTGGGAGCAGATGTCACACACCCCCCAGCTGGGGATGGGAAGAAGCCGTCCATCACAGCA GTGGTAGGCAGTATGGATGCACACCCCAGTCGATACTGTGCCACCGTGCGTGTGCAGCGCCCGCGGCAGGAGATCATCGAAGACTTGTCCTATATGGTGCGTGAGCTGCTCATCCAGTTCTACAAGTCCACCCGCTTCAAGCCCACCCGAATCATCTTCTACCGAGATGGGGTCCCTGAGGGCCAGCTGCCCCAG ATCCTTCACTATGAGCTGCTTGCCATTCGAGATGCATGCATCAAACTGGAAAAAGACTACCAACCAGGGATCACGTATATTGTGGTGCAGAAGCGCCATCACACCCGCCTTTTTTGTGCTGACAAGAATGAGCGG ATTGGGAAGAGTGGTAACATCCCAGCAGGGACCACTGTGGACACCAACATCACCCACCCATTCGAGTTCGACTTCTATCTGTGCAGCCATGCAGGCATCCAG GGTACTAGCCGACCATCCCATTATTATGTCCTTTGGGATGACAACCGTTTCACAGCAGATGAACTCCAGATCTTGACATACCAGCTGTGCCACACTTACGTACGATGCACACGTTCTGTCTCTATCCCAGCACCTGCCTATTATGCCCGATTGGTGGCTTTCCGGGCACGATACCACCTGGTAGACAAGGAACATGACAG tgGAGAGGGGAGCCACATATCGGGGCAGAGCAATGGACGAGACCCCCAAGCCCTGGCCAAAGCTGTGCAGGTTCACCAGGACACTCTACGCACCATGTACTTCGCTTGA